The following proteins are encoded in a genomic region of Syntrophotaleaceae bacterium:
- a CDS encoding sigma-54 dependent transcriptional regulator: MRKQKVLLVDEDRQLCSSLAVQLTERDYEVASLFSGQGALELLAEESPDLLLLEQGLADMDGLEVLRQAKQLDEDLNVILVTTSDAPEVAVQALRLGAFECLRKPVNTDELVLVVERALETGQLKREVAKLRSERPARFGVENIIGRSQDMKKILAMVRKIARSEAGTVFIQGESGTGKELIAKAIHYESSRADHPFMAINCAAVPETLLESEIMGHERGAFTDAKVLKKGLFELADGGTVFLDEIGDMALAMQAKLLRVLEERSFRRVGGTKDVKVDVRIISATNRDLQKAMEEKTFRNDLYYRIGVIPIQLPPLRERREDIIPLAEHFINQFNKEFGKQVRGISRMAEKILTEYDWPGNIRELKNVIERSVILECEETLLVENLPRELIDRTVGTAGPLNFRLPPEGIDIEDVERELIRQALEMADGNQSQAARLLNLGIDALRYRMKKFDFM; the protein is encoded by the coding sequence GTGCGAAAGCAAAAAGTTTTGCTGGTCGACGAGGATAGACAGCTCTGCAGTTCCCTTGCGGTTCAATTGACGGAACGGGACTACGAGGTGGCCAGTCTCTTCTCCGGCCAGGGGGCGCTGGAACTGCTGGCCGAGGAATCCCCCGACCTCCTGCTGCTGGAACAGGGGCTGGCGGATATGGATGGTCTCGAGGTCCTGCGGCAGGCCAAACAGCTCGACGAAGACCTGAATGTCATCCTGGTGACGACGTCCGATGCCCCGGAGGTAGCGGTACAGGCCCTGCGGCTCGGTGCCTTCGAATGTCTGCGCAAGCCGGTCAATACCGACGAACTGGTGCTGGTCGTCGAACGGGCTCTGGAAACAGGCCAGCTCAAGCGGGAAGTGGCCAAGCTGCGGTCCGAACGACCGGCCCGCTTCGGCGTCGAAAACATCATCGGCCGCAGTCAGGACATGAAGAAGATTCTGGCCATGGTGCGCAAGATTGCCCGCAGCGAAGCCGGCACGGTTTTCATCCAGGGCGAGAGCGGCACCGGCAAGGAACTGATCGCCAAGGCCATCCATTATGAGAGCAGCCGGGCTGATCACCCCTTTATGGCCATCAACTGTGCGGCCGTGCCCGAAACCCTGCTCGAAAGCGAGATCATGGGCCACGAGAGGGGCGCCTTTACCGATGCCAAGGTGCTGAAGAAAGGGCTTTTCGAACTGGCCGACGGCGGCACCGTCTTTCTCGACGAGATCGGGGATATGGCGCTGGCCATGCAGGCCAAGCTGCTGCGGGTCCTGGAGGAGCGCTCATTCCGCAGGGTCGGCGGCACCAAGGACGTCAAGGTCGATGTCCGGATCATTTCCGCCACCAACCGCGACCTGCAGAAGGCGATGGAGGAAAAAACCTTTCGTAACGACCTCTACTACCGAATCGGGGTGATTCCGATCCAGCTTCCGCCCCTGCGGGAGCGCCGGGAGGATATTATCCCGCTGGCCGAACACTTCATCAACCAGTTCAACAAGGAGTTCGGCAAGCAGGTCCGCGGCATTTCCCGCATGGCGGAAAAGATCCTCACCGAGTACGACTGGCCCGGCAATATCCGGGAGCTGAAGAACGTCATCGAGCGCTCGGTGATCCTCGAATGCGAGGAAACCCTGCTGGTGGAAAATCTGCCCCGCGAGCTGATCGACCGCACCGTCGGCACCGCCGGCCCCCTCAATTTCCGGCTCCCTCCCGAAGGGATCGACATCGAGGATGTGGAGCGGGAACTGATCCGCCAGGCCCTGGAGATGGCCGACGGCAACCAGTCCCAGGCGGCAAGGCTGCTCAACCTGGGCATCGACGCCCTGCGCTACCGGATGAAAAAGTTCGATTTCATGTAA